DNA from Stenotrophomonas indicatrix:
TCAATTCGGAGTGGTTCGGCAAGATGAGCGCGGCCGACATGATCCGCCTGGCCGGCCAGCACACCGTGGCACGCATGCTCGAGCGCGACGACTTCGCCAAGCGCTACGCCGCCCAGCAGTCCATCGCCATCCACGAATTCCTGTACCCGCTGGTGCAGGGCTACGACTCGGTGGCCCTGGAAGCGGACGTCGAGCTGGGCGGTACCGACCAGAAGTTCAACCTGCTGATGGGCCGTGGCCTGCAGGAACACCACGGCCAGAAGCCGCAGGTGGTGCTGACCATGCCGCTGCTGGAAGGCCTGGACGGCGTCAACAAGATGTCCAAGTCGCTGGGCAACTACATCGGCATCAGCGAGCCGGCCATCGACATCGTCACCAAGACCATGAAGGTCGATGATGCCCTGATGTGGCGTTGGATCGAGCTGCTGTCCTTCGATATCAGCCAGGCCGAAGCGGCCTCCCTGCGCGAGCAGATCGCCGCCGGCCTGAATCCGCGCGTGGTCAAGCTGCGCTTGGCCCGCGAACTGGCTACCCGGTTCCACGATGCCGCAGCGGCAGAGCAGGCGATTGCCGGCTGGGAAGCTGCCGTTACCGGGCAGGGCGACATCACCCAGCTGCCGCTGCAGGATGTGGCCATCCCGGCCGAGGGCCTGCGCATCGCGGCCCTGCTGACCGCCGCCGGCCTGACCCCGAGCAACTCCGAGGCCAACCGCAAGCTCAAGGAGCGTGCGGTGAAGGTGGACGGTGAAGTGGTGGAAGACGGCCAACAGGTACTGCAGCCCGGCTTCGAGGGGCTGCTGCAGGTCGGCAAGCGCACCTTCGCCCGCGTGCGCCTGGTCGCTGCCTGACCTGAGGCAGGGGCCGGCGCAGCCGGCCCCTGCTTCTGCTCCTGCATCGCGGCGCTGACGCTCT
Protein-coding regions in this window:
- the tyrS gene encoding tyrosine--tRNA ligase; the encoded protein is MSSIEEALALIGRGADEILKLEDLRARLQEGRPLRIKAGFDPTAPDLHLGHTVLLNKMRQFQDLGHQVIFLIGDFTGMIGDPSGKSLTRKPLSRDDVLANARTYEEQVFKVLDRSRTEVRFNSEWFGKMSAADMIRLAGQHTVARMLERDDFAKRYAAQQSIAIHEFLYPLVQGYDSVALEADVELGGTDQKFNLLMGRGLQEHHGQKPQVVLTMPLLEGLDGVNKMSKSLGNYIGISEPAIDIVTKTMKVDDALMWRWIELLSFDISQAEAASLREQIAAGLNPRVVKLRLARELATRFHDAAAAEQAIAGWEAAVTGQGDITQLPLQDVAIPAEGLRIAALLTAAGLTPSNSEANRKLKERAVKVDGEVVEDGQQVLQPGFEGLLQVGKRTFARVRLVAA